The following coding sequences lie in one Arachis ipaensis cultivar K30076 chromosome B03, Araip1.1, whole genome shotgun sequence genomic window:
- the LOC107634765 gene encoding uncharacterized protein LOC107634765: protein MDRDYDMRQHSLLKVPGAKLRLMCSYGGNIMPRPRPHNNHDSLYYVGGDTRMVAVERNTSLKDLCAGLSNTLLHGRPFTLKYQLPEEQLDNLISVATDDDLQNMIQEYDRLASFSPPLRLRVFLFVSKLDTAASMGALLDDAKSETWFVDALNNSGMMNNISRVVSDSAAVDECLLSLVDEVPVPHNTEQEVNKQHLGDGSSKVMDEHFAQLTLGLPSPDSVASDSSIASAASCSISKGQGFYYQEQQVDPNQNQQQQFVYIQPHTHNTGHGHGQVTMPTYHNTVYVVPVDISQVATNYPTMLTTPTNVPDMPSTHPAFLQTPSNQYQQQRYVPLPHHPIAVATTNYGGGPKQDQQLVYYTQTQTQQQQSSAPQPLQYQSMIPAAKEFPL from the exons ATGGATCGGGATTATGATATGAGGCAGCATTCCCTCCTGAAAGTTCCCGGGGCCAAGCTCCGCCTGATGTGCAGCTATGGAGGCAATATCATGCCACGCCCCCGCCCCCACAACAACCACGACTCTCTCTACTACGTGGGCGGCGACACCCGCATGGTGGCTGTGGAGCGTAACACCTCCCTGAAGGACCTCTGTGCTGGCCTCTCCAACACCCTTCTCCATGGACGTCCCTTCACCCTCAAGTACCAGCTCCCCGAGGAGCAACTTGACAACCTCATCAGCGTGGCCACCGATGACGACCTCCAGAACATGATCCAAGAGTATGACCGCTTGGCTTCTTTCTCTCCTCCTCTGCGTCTCAGGGTCTTCCTCTTTGTCTCCAAACTAGACACGGCGGCTTCCATGGGTGCACTCCTGGACGATGCCAAGTCCGAGACGTGGTTCGTGGACGCTCTCAACAACTCGGGGATGATGAATAATATATCTCGTGTTGTTTCTGATTCTGCTGCTGTTGATGAATGTCTCCTCAGCCTTGTTGATGAAGTCCCAGTCCCACATAACACGGAGCAGGAAGTTAATAAGCAGCATTTGGGTGATGGCAGCAGCAAGGTGATGGACGAGCATTTTGCACAACTCACGCTTGGTTTGCCTTCTCCTGATTCTGTTGCAAG TGATAGTAGCATTGCATCTGCAGCAAGTTGTTCAATCTCAAAGGGGCAGGGGTTTTACTATCAAGAACAACAAGTGGATCCAAATCAGAATCAGCAGCAGCAATTTGTGTATATCCAACCCCACACTCACAACACTGGACATGGACATGGACAAGTGACAATGCCAACCTACCACAACACAGTGTATGTAGTGCCAGTTGACATTTCACAAGTGGCAACTAATTACCCAACTATGCTAACTACCCCAACCAATGTACCTGACATGCCTTCAACTCATCCTGCATTTCTTCAAACACCTTCCAATCAATATCAGCAACAACGCTATGTGCCTTTGCCTCATCATCCAATTGCAGTTGCCACAACCAATTATGGGGGTGGACCTAAGCAAGACCAGCAACTAGTATATTACACACAAACGCAAACCCAGCAGCAGCAATCCAGTGCTCCACAACCCCTTCAGTACCAATCCATGATCCCAGCAGCCAAAGAGTTCCCTCTGTGA
- the LOC107633924 gene encoding uncharacterized protein LOC107633924 — MLALAAAKKWHLKQLDVSTAFLHGDLDKEVYMKIPSGLAVSQPGLVCKLQKSLYGLKQTSRQWNIKLTQTLVDAGYKQFFYDHSLFIKKQSKSFTAILVYVDALVLTGNDISEINSIKQNLDDKFKIKDLGDLKYFLGMEVARSNSGIHIYQRKYTMDLLSDFGYLDCKPLSTHLIIVRNSQRNQAAFRVLRYLKGRPATGLFFSSISTLHLTGFVDVDWATCADTLRSVSGYCFMLGNSLISWKSKKQTTVAKSSTEAEYRSLVVATCEASWLSFLMDFIGLLLQKSITLFSHCQ; from the exons ATGTTAGCATTAGCAGCGGCAAAGAAATGGCATTTGAAACAGCTGGACGTCAGCACTGCCTTCCTTCATGGAGATTTGGACAAGGAAGTTTATATGAAGATACCATCCGGTTTGGCTGTGTCACAACCAGGTTTGGTTTGTAAATTACAAAAATCTCTATATGGGCTTAAGCAAACAAGCAGGCAATGGAACATTAAGCTCACTCAGACTCTTGTGGATGCTGGTTATAAGCAGTTTTTTTATGATCATTCACTGTTCATCAAGAAACAATCTAAAAGCTTCACTGCCATTCTAGTATATGTTGATGCCTTGGTTTTAACCGGGAATGACATTAGTGAAATCAATTCCATCAAGCAAAATTTAGatgacaaattcaaaataaaggatcTTGGTGATCTCAAATACTTCTTGGGAATGGAAGTAGCACGCTCTAACTCTGGAATTCACATTTATCAGCGGAAGTACACCATGGACCTTCTCAGCGATTTTGGTTATCTAGATTGCAAGCCTCTCTCTACCCATTTGATTATAGTCAGAAACTCTCAAAGGAATCAG GCTGCTTTTCGTGTACTCCGATATTTAAAAGGCCGACCTGCAACtggtctcttcttctcctctattTCTACTCTGCATCTCACTGGATTTGTCGACGTTGACTGGGCTACCTGTGCCGATACTCTTCGCTCCGTTTCCGGTTATTGCTTCATGCTTGGGAACTCTCTCATTAGCtggaagagtaagaagcaaaCCACAGTTGCCAAGTCTTCTACAGAAGCTGAATATAGGTCTCTTGTTGTTGCCACTTGTGAAGCTAGTTGGTTATCTTTTTTAATGGATTTCATTGGTTTGCTGCTTCAAAAGTCTATCACTCTATTCTCACATTGCCAATAA